The Tachyglossus aculeatus isolate mTacAcu1 chromosome 22, mTacAcu1.pri, whole genome shotgun sequence genome window below encodes:
- the TM7SF2 gene encoding delta(14)-sterol reductase TM7SF2 isoform X3 produces the protein MAPRRGPAPAPRDLGGPLGSALLMLLLPATLFHLVLTCRSGPCSLLSLPTPLPGPDAFWSPRALLLLLGWLGLQAALYLMPVGSVAEGLPLRDETRLRYPINGFRALALTSLLVGLGLAAGLPLGALADLLLPLASAAALTALGLSLFLYLKALRAPPSALAPGGNTGHPLYDFFLGRELNPRIGAFDLKYFCELRPGLMGWALLNLALLLREAELRGGRPSLAMGLVNAFQLLYVADALWHEEAVLATLDITHDGFGFLLAFGDLAWVPFTYSLQAQFLLGHPQPLGLPAAAAICLLNAVGYYIFRRANSQKTIFGRDPSDPRVAGLRTIPTATGRRLLVSGWWGLVRHPNYLGDLIMALAWSLPCGVTHLLPYFYVLYFTALLVHREARDEHRCLCKYGLAWREYCRRVPYRILPYVY, from the exons ATGGCCCCACGGCGCGGCCCGGCGCCCGCGCCCCGCGACCTTGGGGGGCCCCTGG GCTCGGCCCTGCTAATGCTGCTGCTCCCCGCGACCCTGTTCCACCTGGTGCTGACGTGCCGGTCGGGGCCCTGCAGCCTGCTGAGCCTGCCAACCCCGCTGCCCGGCCCGGACGCCTTCTGGAGCCCCcgggccctgctgctgctgctgggctggCTGGGCCTGCAGGCCGCCCTCTACCTGATGCCCGTCGGCTCG GTGGCCGAGGGCCTGCCGCTCAGAGACGAGACCCGCCTGCGCTACCCCATCAATG GATTCCGGGCCTTGGCACTGACCTCGCTCCTGGTGGGGTTGGGGCTGGCGGCGGGGCTGCCCCTGGGGGCTCTGGCtgacctgctcctgcccctggcctCGGCGGCCGCCCTCACAGCCTTGGGCCTCAGTCTCTTCCTCTACCTCAAGGCCCTGCGGGCCCCTCCCTCGGCCCTGGCTCCTGGGGGAAACACAG GTCACCCGCTGTACGACTTCTTCCTGGGCCGCGAGCTGAACCCCCGCATCGGCGCCTTCGACCTCAAGTACTTCTGCGAGCTGCGGCCCGGGCTCATGGGCTGG GCCCTGCTGAACCTGGCCCTGCTGCTGCGGGAGGCGGAGCTGCGGGGGGGGCGGCCCTCCCTGGCCATGGGCCTGGTCAACGCCTTCCAGCTGCTCTACGTGGCCGACGCCCTCTGGCACGAG GAGGCCGTGCTCGCCACCCTGGACATCACCCACGACGGCTTCGGCTTCCTGCTGGCCTTCGGGGACCTGGCCTGGGTGCCCTTCACCTACAGCCTGCAGGCCCAGTTCCTGCtgggccacccccagcccctggggctccccgccgccgccgccatctgcCTGCTCAACG CCGTGGGCTACTACATCTTCCGAAGGGCCAACTCGCAGAAGACCATCTTCGGGAGGGACCCCTCGGACCCCCGGGTGGCCG GCCTCCGGACCATCCCCACCGCGACCGGACGGCGGCTCCTGGTGTCCGGCTGGTGGGGCCTGGTCCGGCACCCCAACTACCTCGGAGACCTCATCATGGCCTTGGCCTGGTCCCTGCCCTGCG GagtcacccacctcctcccctacTTCTACGTCCTCTACTTCACCGCCCTGCTGGTGCACCGCGAGGCCCGCGACGAGCACCGCTGCCTGTGCAAGTACGGCCTGGCCTGGCGCGAGTACTGCCGGCGCGTGCCCTATCGCATCCTGCCCTACGTCTactga
- the TM7SF2 gene encoding delta(14)-sterol reductase TM7SF2 isoform X1 yields MKGEQGKSLRELGKQGRTLRELGKKGKMKRDLGEQGKALRELGRQGKELREPGKKGSALLMLLLPATLFHLVLTCRSGPCSLLSLPTPLPGPDAFWSPRALLLLLGWLGLQAALYLMPVGSVGRAGGHRARPGRGQRASSPRRASPPQVAEGLPLRDETRLRYPINGFRALALTSLLVGLGLAAGLPLGALADLLLPLASAAALTALGLSLFLYLKALRAPPSALAPGGNTGHPLYDFFLGRELNPRIGAFDLKYFCELRPGLMGWALLNLALLLREAELRGGRPSLAMGLVNAFQLLYVADALWHEPWATTSSEGPTRRRPSSGGTPRTPGWPASGPSPPRPDGGSWCPAGGAWSGTPTTSETSSWPWPGPCPAESPTSSPTSTSSTSPPCWCTARPATSTAACASTAWPGASTAGACPIASCPTSTEPPAPPRLLRAPGADGLWPAACGEGARTPRWRCPPPRSGSLPFKPP; encoded by the exons atgaagggggagcagggcaagtctctgagggagctgggaaaacagGGCAGGACgctgagggagttgggaaaaaaggGCAAAATGAAGAGGGATCTGGGGGAGCAGGGCAAG GCTCTGAGGGAGCTGGGAAGACAGGGCAAGGAGCTGAGGGAGCCGGGAAAAAAGG GCTCGGCCCTGCTAATGCTGCTGCTCCCCGCGACCCTGTTCCACCTGGTGCTGACGTGCCGGTCGGGGCCCTGCAGCCTGCTGAGCCTGCCAACCCCGCTGCCCGGCCCGGACGCCTTCTGGAGCCCCcgggccctgctgctgctgctgggctggCTGGGCCTGCAGGCCGCCCTCTACCTGATGCCCGTCGGCTCGgtgggtagggctggggggcatCGGGCCAGGCCAGGCCGAGGGCAGCGGGCCTCATCGCCCCGCCGGGCCTCTCCCCCGCAGGTGGCCGAGGGCCTGCCGCTCAGAGACGAGACCCGCCTGCGCTACCCCATCAATG GATTCCGGGCCTTGGCACTGACCTCGCTCCTGGTGGGGTTGGGGCTGGCGGCGGGGCTGCCCCTGGGGGCTCTGGCtgacctgctcctgcccctggcctCGGCGGCCGCCCTCACAGCCTTGGGCCTCAGTCTCTTCCTCTACCTCAAGGCCCTGCGGGCCCCTCCCTCGGCCCTGGCTCCTGGGGGAAACACAG GTCACCCGCTGTACGACTTCTTCCTGGGCCGCGAGCTGAACCCCCGCATCGGCGCCTTCGACCTCAAGTACTTCTGCGAGCTGCGGCCCGGGCTCATGGGCTGG GCCCTGCTGAACCTGGCCCTGCTGCTGCGGGAGGCGGAGCTGCGGGGGGGGCGGCCCTCCCTGGCCATGGGCCTGGTCAACGCCTTCCAGCTGCTCTACGTGGCCGACGCCCTCTGGCACGAG CCGTGGGCTACTACATCTTCCGAAGGGCCAACTCGCAGAAGACCATCTTCGGGAGGGACCCCTCGGACCCCCGGGTGGCCG GCCTCCGGACCATCCCCACCGCGACCGGACGGCGGCTCCTGGTGTCCGGCTGGTGGGGCCTGGTCCGGCACCCCAACTACCTCGGAGACCTCATCATGGCCTTGGCCTGGTCCCTGCCCTGCG GagtcacccacctcctcccctacTTCTACGTCCTCTACTTCACCGCCCTGCTGGTGCACCGCGAGGCCCGCGACGAGCACCGCTGCCTGTGCAAGTACGGCCTGGCCTGGCGCGAGTACTGCCGGCGCGTGCCCTATCGCATCCTGCCCTACGTCTactgagccccccgccccaccacgtCTGCTTCGGGCCCCCGGCGCCGACGGACTCTGGCCGGCCGCCTGCGGCGAGGGGGCGAGGACGCCAAGGTGGCGGTGCCCCCCGCCCCGATCCGGCTCGCTGCCGTTTAAGCCTCCATAA
- the TM7SF2 gene encoding delta(14)-sterol reductase TM7SF2 isoform X2: protein MKGEQGKSLRELGKQGRTLRELGKKGKMKRDLGEQGKALRELGRQGKELREPGKKGSALLMLLLPATLFHLVLTCRSGPCSLLSLPTPLPGPDAFWSPRALLLLLGWLGLQAALYLMPVGSVAEGLPLRDETRLRYPINGFRALALTSLLVGLGLAAGLPLGALADLLLPLASAAALTALGLSLFLYLKALRAPPSALAPGGNTGHPLYDFFLGRELNPRIGAFDLKYFCELRPGLMGWALLNLALLLREAELRGGRPSLAMGLVNAFQLLYVADALWHEEAVLATLDITHDGFGFLLAFGDLAWVPFTYSLQAQFLLGHPQPLGLPAAAAICLLNAVGYYIFRRANSQKTIFGRDPSDPRVAGLRTIPTATGRRLLVSGWWGLVRHPNYLGDLIMALAWSLPCGVTHLLPYFYVLYFTALLVHREARDEHRCLCKYGLAWREYCRRVPYRILPYVY from the exons atgaagggggagcagggcaagtctctgagggagctgggaaaacagGGCAGGACgctgagggagttgggaaaaaaggGCAAAATGAAGAGGGATCTGGGGGAGCAGGGCAAG GCTCTGAGGGAGCTGGGAAGACAGGGCAAGGAGCTGAGGGAGCCGGGAAAAAAGG GCTCGGCCCTGCTAATGCTGCTGCTCCCCGCGACCCTGTTCCACCTGGTGCTGACGTGCCGGTCGGGGCCCTGCAGCCTGCTGAGCCTGCCAACCCCGCTGCCCGGCCCGGACGCCTTCTGGAGCCCCcgggccctgctgctgctgctgggctggCTGGGCCTGCAGGCCGCCCTCTACCTGATGCCCGTCGGCTCG GTGGCCGAGGGCCTGCCGCTCAGAGACGAGACCCGCCTGCGCTACCCCATCAATG GATTCCGGGCCTTGGCACTGACCTCGCTCCTGGTGGGGTTGGGGCTGGCGGCGGGGCTGCCCCTGGGGGCTCTGGCtgacctgctcctgcccctggcctCGGCGGCCGCCCTCACAGCCTTGGGCCTCAGTCTCTTCCTCTACCTCAAGGCCCTGCGGGCCCCTCCCTCGGCCCTGGCTCCTGGGGGAAACACAG GTCACCCGCTGTACGACTTCTTCCTGGGCCGCGAGCTGAACCCCCGCATCGGCGCCTTCGACCTCAAGTACTTCTGCGAGCTGCGGCCCGGGCTCATGGGCTGG GCCCTGCTGAACCTGGCCCTGCTGCTGCGGGAGGCGGAGCTGCGGGGGGGGCGGCCCTCCCTGGCCATGGGCCTGGTCAACGCCTTCCAGCTGCTCTACGTGGCCGACGCCCTCTGGCACGAG GAGGCCGTGCTCGCCACCCTGGACATCACCCACGACGGCTTCGGCTTCCTGCTGGCCTTCGGGGACCTGGCCTGGGTGCCCTTCACCTACAGCCTGCAGGCCCAGTTCCTGCtgggccacccccagcccctggggctccccgccgccgccgccatctgcCTGCTCAACG CCGTGGGCTACTACATCTTCCGAAGGGCCAACTCGCAGAAGACCATCTTCGGGAGGGACCCCTCGGACCCCCGGGTGGCCG GCCTCCGGACCATCCCCACCGCGACCGGACGGCGGCTCCTGGTGTCCGGCTGGTGGGGCCTGGTCCGGCACCCCAACTACCTCGGAGACCTCATCATGGCCTTGGCCTGGTCCCTGCCCTGCG GagtcacccacctcctcccctacTTCTACGTCCTCTACTTCACCGCCCTGCTGGTGCACCGCGAGGCCCGCGACGAGCACCGCTGCCTGTGCAAGTACGGCCTGGCCTGGCGCGAGTACTGCCGGCGCGTGCCCTATCGCATCCTGCCCTACGTCTactga
- the ZNHIT2 gene encoding zinc finger HIT domain-containing protein 2, with protein sequence MEAEGAAACGLCPPGRARASRYTCPRCNVAYCSVPCYRAHGACAEAFYRDQVVGHLRGGRASSPGRLARALRRLRRQRQDDPGRDLDPSRDLDPDDLCPSHDPDIDDLDPGLDLDPAELWAQLGPAEKAAFERLLRRGEAGGLLPPWRPWWWGAGGGGPPVPPDIPPLAALTRGRPSPLLRFQLPNVLFAYAHALALYHGDDDLVPDVCATVLAVSEALGSRRVFSSTAEALGAAARALEAGEQPPGPLGPAGAARETSRLLLGEDGAGHKGYALAALGHLAGALGRARRLAPGAEERERLYRARKKCRFLLSWTNENQEALRPLALECGRARRERAAEAEEVAALAGELERRWGGPTPPARKTLIEELS encoded by the coding sequence ATGGAGGCTGAGGGAGCGGCGGCGTGCGGCCTGTGCCCGCCGGGTCGGGCCCGGGCGTCGCGCTACACCTGCCCCCGCTGCAACGTGGCCTACTGCTCCGTGCCGTGCTACCGGGCGCACGGCGCCTGCGCGGAGGCCTTCTATCGCGACCAGGTGGTCGGCCATCTGCGGGGGGGCCGGGCCTCCTCCCCGGGGCGCCTGGCACGAGCCCTGAGGCGCCTGAGGCGGCAGCGACAAGATGACCCCGGTCGTGACCTTGACCCCAGCCGTGACCTTGACCCCGACGACCTTTGCCCTAGTCATGACCCTGACATCGATGACCTTGACCCCGGCCTTGACCTTGACCCCGCCGAGCTGTGGGCCCAGCTGGGCCCGGCGGAGAAGGCGGCCTTCGAGCGGCTGCTGAGGCGGGGCGAGGCCGGTGGGCTGCTGCCCCCGTGGCGGCCTTGGTGGTggggggccggcggcggcggccccccggTGCCCCCCGACATCCCTCCCCTGGCCGCCCTGACCCGAGGCCGGCCCTCGCCCCTGCTCCGCTTCCAGCTGCCCAACGTCCTGTTCGCCTACGCCCACGCCCTGGCCCTCTACCACGGCGACGACGACCTGGTCCCCGACGTGTGCGCCACCGTGCTGGCCGTGTCCGAGGCCCTGGGGTCCCGCCGCGTCTTCAGCAGCACCGCCGAGGCCCTGGGGGCCGCCGCCCGCGCGCTGGAGGCGGGAGAGCAGCCCCCCGGGCCCCTGGGCCCCGCCGGGGCCGCGCGGGAGACGTCCCGCCTCTTGCTGGGGGAGGACGGGGCCGGCCACAAGGGCTACGCGCTGGCCGCCCTGGGCCACCTCGCCGGGGCCCTGGGCCGGGCGCGCCGCCTGGCCCCCGGGGCCGAGGAGCGAGAGCGGCTGTACCGGGCCCGGAAGAAGTGCCGCTTCCTCCTCAGCTGGACCAACGAGAACCAGGAGGCCCTGAGGCCGCTGGCCCTGGAGTGCGGCCGGGCCCGCCGGGAACGGGCCGCGGAGGCGGAGGAGGTGGCCGCCCTCGCCGGGGAGCTGGAGAGACGCTGGGGGGGCCCGACTCCTCCCGCGCGCAAAACGCTCATCGAGGAACTGAGCTGA
- the TM7SF2 gene encoding delta(14)-sterol reductase TM7SF2 isoform X4, whose translation MAPRRGPAPAPRDLGGPLGSALLMLLLPATLFHLVLTCRSGPCSLLSLPTPLPGPDAFWSPRALLLLLGWLGLQAALYLMPVGSVAEGLPLRDETRLRYPINGFRALALTSLLVGLGLAAGLPLGALADLLLPLASAAALTALGLSLFLYLKALRAPPSALAPGGNTGHPLYDFFLGRELNPRIGAFDLKYFCELRPGLMGWALLNLALLLREAELRGGRPSLAMGLVNAFQLLYVADALWHEEAVLATLDITHDGFGFLLAFGDLAWVPFTYSLQAQFLLGHPQPLGLPAAAAICLLNGLRTIPTATGRRLLVSGWWGLVRHPNYLGDLIMALAWSLPCGVTHLLPYFYVLYFTALLVHREARDEHRCLCKYGLAWREYCRRVPYRILPYVY comes from the exons ATGGCCCCACGGCGCGGCCCGGCGCCCGCGCCCCGCGACCTTGGGGGGCCCCTGG GCTCGGCCCTGCTAATGCTGCTGCTCCCCGCGACCCTGTTCCACCTGGTGCTGACGTGCCGGTCGGGGCCCTGCAGCCTGCTGAGCCTGCCAACCCCGCTGCCCGGCCCGGACGCCTTCTGGAGCCCCcgggccctgctgctgctgctgggctggCTGGGCCTGCAGGCCGCCCTCTACCTGATGCCCGTCGGCTCG GTGGCCGAGGGCCTGCCGCTCAGAGACGAGACCCGCCTGCGCTACCCCATCAATG GATTCCGGGCCTTGGCACTGACCTCGCTCCTGGTGGGGTTGGGGCTGGCGGCGGGGCTGCCCCTGGGGGCTCTGGCtgacctgctcctgcccctggcctCGGCGGCCGCCCTCACAGCCTTGGGCCTCAGTCTCTTCCTCTACCTCAAGGCCCTGCGGGCCCCTCCCTCGGCCCTGGCTCCTGGGGGAAACACAG GTCACCCGCTGTACGACTTCTTCCTGGGCCGCGAGCTGAACCCCCGCATCGGCGCCTTCGACCTCAAGTACTTCTGCGAGCTGCGGCCCGGGCTCATGGGCTGG GCCCTGCTGAACCTGGCCCTGCTGCTGCGGGAGGCGGAGCTGCGGGGGGGGCGGCCCTCCCTGGCCATGGGCCTGGTCAACGCCTTCCAGCTGCTCTACGTGGCCGACGCCCTCTGGCACGAG GAGGCCGTGCTCGCCACCCTGGACATCACCCACGACGGCTTCGGCTTCCTGCTGGCCTTCGGGGACCTGGCCTGGGTGCCCTTCACCTACAGCCTGCAGGCCCAGTTCCTGCtgggccacccccagcccctggggctccccgccgccgccgccatctgcCTGCTCAACG GCCTCCGGACCATCCCCACCGCGACCGGACGGCGGCTCCTGGTGTCCGGCTGGTGGGGCCTGGTCCGGCACCCCAACTACCTCGGAGACCTCATCATGGCCTTGGCCTGGTCCCTGCCCTGCG GagtcacccacctcctcccctacTTCTACGTCCTCTACTTCACCGCCCTGCTGGTGCACCGCGAGGCCCGCGACGAGCACCGCTGCCTGTGCAAGTACGGCCTGGCCTGGCGCGAGTACTGCCGGCGCGTGCCCTATCGCATCCTGCCCTACGTCTactga
- the VPS51 gene encoding LOW QUALITY PROTEIN: vacuolar protein sorting-associated protein 51 homolog (The sequence of the model RefSeq protein was modified relative to this genomic sequence to represent the inferred CDS: deleted 1 base in 1 codon) — translation MVFVTRLQGAEHRSERRDGGEEPLPPLFNNAFIAPGSGPSLFNNVFIAPGRSPFRLSSTTTLLFPKGAPRTRGLPAEGAMASSSSSSGPGLEEEEGRGRPSGRRHRRPHGMLRLYYGLSEGEGPRDPRDPTDLDGAHFDPEAFLHKLRKEYPLARLMDAETDMVRQIRALDSDMQTLVYENYNKFISATDTIRKMKNDFRKMEDEMDRLAANMEVITDFSARISGTLRDRHQRVTKLAEVHAVLRKLQFLFDLPSRLTQCVELGAYGQAVRYQARTRAVLQQYRHLPALRAIQDDCQLITARLAQRLRQKFRDGEAGAPELGECVELLLALGEPAGELAAEFLAHARGRLEAELGGLEAQLGPSPPAPDVLEFTDRAGAGFVGGLCQVLASYRALFGGRGPEGDEKLAAFARELGGRYLELVERRLEREQGGGDTSSLLVRALDRFHRRLRAPAAALPAAGLAPGAAAIVERAARARLALHLRGLRAAFLGCLTDVRQSLAAPRLGAKEGPGLGELLASVAGAVLAHVKAALAAVHLFTAKEVSFSNQAYFRGEFCSQGVREGLVVGFIRCVCQTARGFCDSPGEKGAATPPALLLLLSRLCLDYETSTISYILTLTDEQFLGQDHRPVTPVSTLCAEARETARRLLTHYVKVQGLVVSQMLRKSVETRDWLTTLEPRNVRAVMKRVVEDTTAIDVQVGLLYEEGVRKAQSSDSSKRTFSVYSSSRQQGRYAPSYTPSAPMDTNLLSNIQKLFSERIDVFSPVEFNKVSVLTGIIKISLKTLLECVRLRTFGRWGLQQVQVDCHFLQLYLWRFVADEELVHLLLDEVVASAALRCPDPVPMEPSVIEVICERG, via the exons gagccccttcctcccctcttcaacAACGCCTTTATCGCTCCCGGAAGTGGCCCTTCCCTCTTCAACAACGTCTTTATTGCTCCCGGACGGAGCCCCTTCCGCCTCTCTTCAACAACAACTTTATTGTTCCCGAAGGGGGCGCCGCGCACGCGCGGCCTCCCCGCAGAGGGCGCGAtggcgtcgtcgtcgtcgtcgtcgggcCCGGGGTTG gaggaggaggaggggcgggggcgtCCAAGTggtcgccgccaccgccgccctcACGGGATGCTCCGCCTGTACTACGGGCTGTCGGAGGGCGAAGGCCCCCGCGACCCCCGCGACCCCACCGACCTGGACGGGGCCCACTTCGACCCGGAGGCCTTCCTCCACAAG CTGCGGAAGGAGTACCCCCTGGCCCGCCTCATGGACGCCGAGACCGACATGGTGCGGCAGATCCGCGCGCTGGACAGTGACATGCAGACCCTCGTCTACGAGAACTACAACAAGTTCATCTCGGCCACAG ACACGATCCGAAAAATGAAGAACGACTTCCGGAAGATGGAGGACGAGATGGACAGGCTGGCGGCCAACATGGAGGTCATCACCGACTTCAGCGCCCGCATCAGCGGCACCCTGCGCGACCGCCACCAGCGCGTCACCAAGCTGGCAG AGGTCCACGCCGTGCTGCGCAAGCTGCAGTTCCTGTTCGACCTGCCGTCGCGCCTCACGCAGTGCGTGGAGCTGGGCGCCTACGGGCAGGCGGTGCGGTACCAGGCGCGCACGCGGGCCGTGCTCCAGCAGTACCGGCACCTCCCGGCCCTGCGGGCCATCCAGGACGACTGCCAGCTCATCACCGCCCGCCTGGCCCAGCGACTAAGGCAGAAATTCAG GGACGGCGAGGCCGGGGCCCCGGAGCTGGGCGAGTGCGTGGAGCTCCTGCTGGCGCTGGGCGAGCCGGCCGGCGAGCTGGCCGCCGAGTTCCTGGCCCACGCCCGCGGCCGCCTGGAGGCCGAGCTC GGGGGGCTGGAGGCCCAGCTGGgcccctccccgccggcccccgaCGTGCTGGAGTTCACCGACCGGGCCGGCGCCGGCTTCGTGGGCGGCCTGTGCCAGGTGCTGGCCTCCTACCGGGCCCTGTTCGGCGGCCGGGGGCCGGAGGGCGACGAGAAGCTGGCGGCCTTCGCCCGGGAGCTGGGCGGCCGCTACCTGGAGCTGGTGGAGCGGCGGCTGGAGCGGGAGCAGGGCGGCGGGGACACCTCCTCCCTGCTGGTGCGGGCGCTGGACCGCTTCCACCGCCGCCTGcgggcccccgccgccgccctgcCCGCGGCGGGCCTGGCCCCGGGGGCCGCCGCCATCGTGGAGCGGGCGGCCCGCGCCCGGCTGGCCCTCCACCTGCGGGGCCTGCGCGCCGCCTTCCTGGGCTGCCTGACGGACGTGCGGCAGAGCCTGGCGGCCCCGCGCCTCGGGGCCAAGGAGGGGCCCGGCCTGGGCGAGCTGCTGGCCTCCGTGGCCGGGGCCGTGCTGGCCCACGTCAAGGCGGCGCTGGCCGCCGTCCACCTGTTCACCGCCAAGGAGGTGTCCTTTTCCAACCAGGCCTACTTCCGG GGGGAGTTCTGCAGCCAGGGGGTCCGCGAGGGCCTCGTCGTGGGCTTCATCCGCTGCGTCTGCCAGACGGCCCGGGGCTTCTGCGACAGCCCCGGGGAGAAGGGGGCCGCCACCCCGCcggccctgctcctcctgctctcccgcCTCTGCCTGGACTACGAAACCTCCACCATCTCCTACATCCTCACCCTCACCGACGAGCAGTTCCTCGGGCAG GACCACCGCCCGGTGACGCCGGTGAGCACGCTGTGCGCGGAGGCGCGGGAGACGGCGCGGAGGCTGCTGACCCACTACGTCAAGGTGCAGGGGCTGGTCGTCTCCCAGATGCTGCGCAAGAGCGTGGAGACCCGCGACTGGCTCACCACCCTCGAGCCCCGCAACGTGCGCGCCGTCATGAAGCGCGTCGTCGAGGACACCACCGCCATCGACGTGCAG GTGGGCCTCCTGTACGAGGAGGGCGTGCGGAAGGCCCAGAGCAGCGACTCCAGCAAGAGGACCTTCTCCGTCTACAGCAGCTCCCGGCAGCAGGGCCGCTACGCCCCTAGCTACACCCCCAG cgCCCCAATGGACACCAACCTCCTGAGCAACATCCAGAAGCTTTTCTCCGAGCGCATCGACGTCTTCAGCCCCGTGGAGTTCAACAAG GTGTCGGTGCTGACGGGCATCATCAAGATCAGCCTGAAGACGCTGCTGGAGTGCGTGCGGCTGCGCACGTTCGGGCGCTGGGGGCTGCAGCAGGTGCAGGTGGACTGCCACTTCCTGCAGCTCTACCTGTGGCGCTTCGTGGCCGACGAGGAGCTGGTCCACCTGCTGCTGGACGAGGTGGTGGCCTCCGCCGCCCTGCGCTGCCCCGACCCCGTGCCCATGGAGCCCAGCGTCATCGAGGTCATCTGTGAGCGCGGCTAG